A window of Ignavibacterium sp. contains these coding sequences:
- a CDS encoding glycosyltransferase, with amino-acid sequence MIENLLLLFFLLLLIHYLLFLFRVYLGLKKLSSDTQIKIPDEFVTVLIPFRNEEKNILQVLKSVESQDYPTDKFEVIFIDDNSVDKSKELLEKNISRYNIRVITVPDDYLVNAHKKRAIRFGIENSKGEIIVTTDADCIHKKSWLKTLLSFFDDKTGFVSGPVKFFEGKSLFSRLQELEFAGLVITGAGLIGSNNPTICNAANIAYRRKAFDLVGGFSFQMNLSSGDDELLMQKIFRDTDYQIKFALNKNAIVETEPNETLKNFYQQRKRWASKGLFYKNKMLVMKLVLIYLFYIALVIQPILGLTVHSIFLISFTVSLIAKILVEFLILKKGIELLFDKNILNVFLLAELFHIPYIIIAGLSGAFGNYRWKDRRISR; translated from the coding sequence ATGATTGAAAATTTACTGCTTCTGTTCTTCCTTCTATTGTTGATTCATTATCTGCTTTTTCTTTTCAGAGTTTATTTAGGTTTGAAAAAATTAAGTTCCGACACTCAGATAAAAATTCCGGATGAATTTGTAACAGTACTTATTCCCTTTAGAAATGAGGAGAAAAACATATTACAAGTCTTGAAGTCTGTTGAATCTCAAGATTATCCTACAGATAAATTTGAGGTAATTTTTATTGATGATAATTCAGTTGATAAATCAAAAGAGCTTCTGGAAAAAAATATAAGCAGATACAACATCAGAGTGATTACGGTACCTGATGATTATTTAGTTAATGCTCATAAAAAGAGAGCGATCAGATTTGGAATAGAAAATTCTAAAGGAGAAATTATTGTCACTACAGATGCTGATTGCATTCATAAAAAAAGCTGGCTCAAAACTTTATTATCTTTTTTTGATGATAAGACAGGATTTGTTTCCGGTCCTGTTAAATTTTTCGAAGGAAAAAGTTTGTTTAGCCGACTACAGGAATTAGAATTTGCTGGTTTGGTTATTACAGGAGCTGGTCTTATCGGAAGTAATAATCCGACTATATGCAATGCTGCAAACATAGCATACAGAAGAAAAGCTTTTGATTTAGTTGGAGGTTTTTCATTTCAAATGAATCTTTCATCTGGTGATGATGAACTCCTGATGCAAAAAATTTTCAGGGATACAGATTATCAAATCAAATTTGCTCTTAATAAAAATGCTATTGTAGAAACTGAACCAAATGAGACTTTGAAGAATTTCTATCAACAAAGAAAACGCTGGGCAAGTAAAGGATTATTCTATAAAAATAAAATGCTCGTTATGAAATTAGTTCTGATTTACCTGTTTTACATTGCTCTTGTTATTCAACCAATCCTTGGATTGACAGTTCATTCAATATTTTTAATCTCTTTCACTGTTTCATTGATCGCCAAAATTTTAGTTGAATTTTTAATTCTAAAAAAAGGTATAGAATTATTATTTGATAAAAATATTCTTAATGTATTCTTACTTGCCGAACTATTTCACATTCCTTACATCATAATTGCTGGATTAAGCGGAGCTTTTGGCAACTACAGATGGAAAGACCGTCGCATTAGCAGATAA
- a CDS encoding radical SAM protein translates to MEINLLKYFTVKRLFNAIRILLSFWLSRIIRKPIVWGMPISYSIEPTNHCNLKCPECPSGLGILTRPLGLLKTDDFKKWIDEIKETGFYVQLFFQGEPYINKNLPEMIRYAQDNKIYVSISTNGHFINENNVDKVLESAPDKLIYSVDGLDEESYQNYRVGGTFAQVDSALRTLVRRKKELRQKRPFIEFQFIVMKQNEHLLEDVKRYCKEVGVDKLVFKTMQISSYENAVKFLPTNKKYRRYVIENNSFRIKAEIKNHCFALWRTAVITWDGKLVPCCFDKDAEFSLGVLNGKSVKDIWLSENYNNFRQSILTDRKQNKMCTNCTEGLKINILEIEQ, encoded by the coding sequence ATGGAAATCAATTTATTAAAATATTTTACTGTAAAAAGATTATTTAATGCTATAAGAATTCTTTTATCTTTTTGGTTATCACGAATTATCAGGAAACCAATCGTGTGGGGAATGCCAATTTCATATTCTATTGAACCGACAAATCATTGCAACTTAAAATGTCCTGAATGTCCGAGTGGTCTTGGGATACTGACTCGTCCACTTGGTTTGCTAAAAACCGATGACTTCAAAAAATGGATTGATGAAATTAAGGAAACAGGTTTTTATGTTCAGTTGTTTTTTCAGGGTGAACCTTACATTAATAAAAATTTGCCTGAAATGATTAGATATGCACAGGACAATAAAATTTATGTATCAATCAGCACCAATGGTCATTTTATTAATGAAAATAATGTTGATAAAGTTCTGGAATCAGCACCTGATAAACTAATTTATTCAGTTGATGGGCTTGATGAAGAATCATATCAGAACTATCGTGTTGGAGGAACTTTTGCCCAGGTGGATTCGGCTTTGAGAACATTGGTCAGAAGAAAAAAAGAGCTTAGGCAGAAAAGACCTTTTATCGAATTTCAGTTTATCGTGATGAAACAAAATGAACATTTGCTTGAAGATGTAAAAAGATATTGTAAAGAAGTTGGAGTTGATAAACTCGTATTTAAAACAATGCAGATCTCCTCTTATGAAAATGCTGTTAAATTTCTTCCAACAAATAAAAAATACAGGCGATATGTTATAGAAAATAATTCATTCAGAATTAAAGCTGAGATTAAAAATCATTGCTTTGCTCTATGGCGTACTGCAGTAATAACCTGGGATGGAAAACTTGTTCCTTGCTGTTTTGATAAAGATGCTGAATTTTCTCTTGGTGTACTTAATGGAAAATCAGTGAAAGACATTTGGTTATCGGAAAATTATAATAATTTTCGGCAGTCGATTTTAACTGATAGAAAACAAAACAAAATGTGCACAAACTGTACTGAAGGATTAAAAATCAACATTCTTGAAATTGAGCAATGA
- a CDS encoding RNA methyltransferase: protein MKKFKSEKRLIKITNTLKRRQYDLMVVLENIHDPHNVSAIFRTCDAVGIPKVSLVYTIEKFPKIGKKSSASAFKWVERQKFTSIDSCYSELRKNGFKIFASSISNDSKSIYDIDFTGKVAIVLGNEHRGVSEQAEKSADERIMIPMFGMVQSLNVSVAAAIILYEAARQRIGKGKYDKPQLNHSELEKLIELWCSK from the coding sequence GTGAAAAAATTTAAATCTGAAAAAAGATTAATTAAGATTACTAATACACTTAAAAGACGCCAGTATGATTTAATGGTTGTGCTTGAGAATATTCATGATCCGCACAATGTAAGTGCAATTTTCCGAACTTGCGATGCGGTTGGTATTCCAAAAGTTTCTCTCGTTTATACAATAGAAAAATTCCCAAAGATTGGAAAAAAATCTTCTGCATCTGCATTCAAATGGGTTGAAAGACAAAAGTTTACTTCAATTGATTCTTGTTATTCCGAACTGAGAAAAAATGGATTTAAAATTTTTGCCTCCTCGATTAGCAATGATTCAAAAAGTATTTATGATATTGATTTTACCGGAAAAGTCGCAATAGTTCTTGGTAATGAACATCGTGGAGTTTCTGAACAAGCAGAGAAATCAGCCGATGAAAGAATAATGATTCCTATGTTTGGAATGGTACAAAGTCTTAATGTTTCTGTTGCTGCTGCAATTATTCTTTATGAAGCAGCAAGGCAAAGAATCGGAAAGGGTAAGTATGATAAGCCACAACTGAATCATTCTGAATTAGAAAAACTCATTGAACTTTGGTGCAGCAAATGA
- the deoC gene encoding deoxyribose-phosphate aldolase yields the protein MIDHTLLKPDAAEIEIKKLCDEAREFDFASVCVNPCWVDFCFNQLKETNVKVCTVIGFPLGANHSNTKLQEAETAIADGAEEIDMVINIGQLKSKNYDYVFNEIEKITHIAKRSLVLTKVIIETCLLTDEEKFIASILSKEAGADFVKTSTGFSKGGATIYDVALMNFTVEGKLKVKASGGVRSKDDALKMIAAGASRIGTSSGVKIIQGEKANSGY from the coding sequence ATGATTGACCACACACTACTTAAACCTGATGCCGCAGAGATAGAAATTAAAAAACTTTGTGATGAAGCCAGAGAATTTGATTTCGCTTCGGTTTGTGTGAATCCCTGTTGGGTTGATTTTTGCTTTAATCAACTTAAAGAAACAAATGTAAAAGTTTGCACAGTGATAGGTTTTCCACTTGGTGCAAATCATTCAAATACAAAATTACAGGAAGCAGAAACCGCAATTGCTGATGGTGCAGAAGAAATTGATATGGTAATAAACATAGGACAACTTAAATCAAAAAATTATGATTATGTATTTAATGAAATTGAAAAAATTACACACATCGCTAAAAGAAGTCTTGTTTTAACAAAAGTAATTATTGAAACCTGTCTTCTTACTGATGAAGAAAAATTTATTGCATCAATACTTAGCAAAGAAGCAGGAGCTGATTTTGTAAAAACTTCAACAGGTTTTTCAAAAGGTGGTGCCACCATTTATGATGTTGCTTTAATGAATTTTACAGTTGAAGGAAAATTAAAAGTTAAAGCAAGTGGTGGAGTTCGCTCAAAAGATGATGCATTAAAAATGATTGCTGCTGGTGCAAGCAGAATCGGAACAAGCAGTGGTGTAAAAATTATTCAAGGCGAAAAGGCAAATTCAGGTTATTGA
- the aroA gene encoding 3-phosphoshikimate 1-carboxyvinyltransferase, which yields MKRYFQKINSVKGELNFAGDKSISHRAIFFSSMAEGKSSIENISLSEDVKSTQKIFSQLGVNFINDKNKLIVVGKGKRKFNAPNSFLDCGNSGTTARLLSGLLIAQNFPSELIGDESLSRRPMKRIIEPLTLMGGNIESVNSTLPIKIFPSNSLKAIEYTLPVASAQVKSAILIAGLHLSEKTKVIEKFITRDHTERMLGLPFNESENLKVISSSDKFYPTAKDYFIPGDISSAAFFIVLGLLTKNSELVIKDVSLNPTRTGFLDILKKMNADIKIENEKQSSNEPYGDIIVRSSDLINVSIDSSVIPNIIDEIPILSVAGIFAEGDFEIRNCEELRFKESDRINAICENLKLTGLEVEEFPDGFRVSGKFKNIQGSFNSFNDHRIAMAFSVLSMLIGNECTVEGIECVGISNPNFYEQIEAIIN from the coding sequence ATGAAAAGATATTTTCAAAAAATAAATTCTGTGAAAGGTGAATTGAATTTCGCAGGTGACAAATCAATTTCACATCGTGCAATTTTCTTTTCTTCAATGGCAGAAGGTAAATCATCAATTGAGAATATTTCTTTAAGTGAGGATGTTAAATCAACTCAAAAAATATTCAGTCAATTAGGAGTAAATTTTATAAATGATAAAAATAAATTGATTGTTGTGGGAAAGGGAAAAAGAAAATTTAATGCTCCAAACTCTTTTTTAGATTGTGGTAATTCAGGTACTACTGCAAGATTACTATCCGGTTTGTTGATAGCTCAAAATTTTCCATCTGAATTGATTGGCGATGAATCACTTTCCAGAAGACCAATGAAAAGAATAATAGAGCCGTTGACTCTGATGGGTGGTAACATTGAATCAGTAAATTCAACTTTACCTATAAAAATATTTCCTTCCAATTCATTAAAAGCTATCGAGTACACATTACCTGTTGCAAGTGCTCAGGTTAAAAGTGCAATACTGATAGCCGGTTTACATTTGAGTGAAAAGACAAAAGTGATTGAAAAATTTATTACACGAGATCATACTGAACGAATGCTTGGTTTACCGTTTAATGAATCTGAAAATCTGAAAGTTATATCTTCGTCTGATAAATTTTATCCAACTGCAAAAGATTATTTTATTCCTGGTGATATTTCTTCTGCAGCATTTTTTATTGTGTTAGGTCTCTTAACTAAAAATTCGGAATTGGTAATCAAAGATGTTTCTCTCAATCCAACACGAACCGGATTTCTTGACATTCTGAAGAAAATGAATGCTGATATAAAAATTGAAAATGAAAAACAATCAAGCAATGAACCTTATGGAGATATAATTGTTCGTTCTTCAGATTTAATAAATGTTTCGATTGATAGTTCGGTCATTCCAAACATAATAGATGAAATTCCGATTTTGAGTGTAGCCGGAATTTTTGCTGAAGGTGATTTCGAAATCAGAAATTGTGAAGAGTTACGCTTTAAAGAATCAGACAGAATAAATGCAATCTGTGAGAATCTTAAATTAACCGGACTAGAGGTTGAAGAATTTCCTGATGGTTTTCGAGTCTCTGGTAAATTTAAAAATATACAAGGGAGTTTTAACTCATTTAACGATCACAGAATTGCAATGGCTTTTTCTGTTTTATCGATGTTAATTGGAAATGAATGTACTGTCGAAGGAATTGAGTGTGTCGGAATTTCCAATCCAAATTTCTACGAACAAATAGAAGCAATAATAAATTAG
- a CDS encoding DUF6600 domain-containing protein gives MKKLIAILVFLFIGLTANAEASTNYYQRVGGYFYTNLSPYGTWIEIDYGVVAWRPTIIKRNWAPYKIGRWIWTDYGWYWDSYEPFGHIVFHYGRWYYDDYYGWIWIPDDEWAPAWVEWRYDDDYIGWAPLHPYAVFSINFGIRVTYEYYVPYTHWHFVTYKHFCNPYVYNYYVPSKYKYRIYGRTKERYEYKYHNGRVRNEGVDFDFVRKRSGQKIEKRDLITSNDPREFGDIKRRDEDRIRTFIADRNEIQRDRESLKDVKIERSERRPKLELEKVELTEVKRTRTNDRNEVNDRRQTEQERNINRDDKVKDRTDSNERERNQDLRNREEQRRTMEQEKSRTNDSRDLERRKEVEVKSRTDRDSEFRNERNNVNRNDNRSFEMKKNEGRVNEQRNEVKRNEQIENRNFEQRRTETRQIESKRNDNERKVETNRNQNQQRNDNTDRRQNTSRTERTR, from the coding sequence ATGAAAAAGTTAATTGCAATATTAGTTTTCTTATTTATCGGTTTAACTGCTAATGCAGAAGCCAGCACAAATTACTACCAAAGAGTTGGTGGTTATTTCTACACTAATTTAAGTCCCTACGGCACCTGGATAGAAATTGATTATGGAGTTGTTGCCTGGAGACCTACCATCATAAAACGAAATTGGGCTCCTTACAAAATAGGAAGATGGATTTGGACAGATTACGGCTGGTATTGGGATTCATACGAGCCATTTGGACATATAGTTTTCCATTACGGAAGATGGTATTATGATGACTATTATGGATGGATATGGATTCCTGATGACGAGTGGGCTCCAGCCTGGGTAGAATGGAGATATGATGATGATTATATAGGTTGGGCTCCTTTACATCCTTATGCTGTGTTCTCAATAAATTTCGGAATCAGAGTTACTTATGAATATTATGTTCCTTACACACATTGGCATTTTGTAACTTATAAACATTTCTGCAATCCTTATGTTTATAATTATTATGTTCCTTCTAAATACAAATATAGAATTTATGGTCGCACTAAAGAACGATATGAATATAAGTATCACAATGGAAGAGTAAGAAATGAAGGTGTTGATTTTGACTTTGTAAGAAAGCGCTCTGGTCAGAAAATCGAAAAGAGAGATTTAATTACTTCTAATGATCCTCGTGAATTTGGAGACATTAAAAGAAGAGATGAAGATAGAATCAGGACATTTATAGCTGATAGAAATGAAATACAAAGAGATAGGGAATCATTAAAAGATGTTAAGATTGAAAGATCTGAAAGAAGACCAAAACTTGAGTTAGAGAAAGTTGAACTTACAGAAGTTAAGAGGACAAGAACCAATGATCGTAATGAAGTTAATGACCGAAGACAAACTGAGCAGGAAAGAAATATAAATCGTGATGATAAGGTTAAAGACAGAACTGATTCTAATGAAAGAGAGAGAAATCAGGATTTAAGAAATAGGGAAGAACAAAGAAGAACTATGGAACAGGAAAAATCCAGAACAAATGATTCAAGAGATTTGGAAAGAAGAAAAGAAGTTGAAGTCAAATCCAGGACTGACAGAGATAGTGAATTCAGAAATGAAAGAAATAATGTAAACAGAAATGATAACCGTTCATTCGAAATGAAAAAGAATGAAGGCAGAGTAAATGAGCAAAGAAATGAAGTCAAACGAAATGAACAGATTGAAAATCGCAATTTTGAACAAAGAAGAACTGAAACCAGACAAATTGAGTCAAAAAGAAATGATAATGAAAGAAAAGTTGAGACAAACAGAAATCAGAATCAGCAAAGAAATGATAATACAGACAGAAGACAAAACACTTCCCGAACAGAAAGAACAAGGTAA
- a CDS encoding lysylphosphatidylglycerol synthase transmembrane domain-containing protein, with product MTEPFKNNFVLSEQVVKYKSFLILSGKIIIASGLLYYIISSVNFNEIISAIYDADVSLIIPVLLLSFLNLYLQYYKWKLTSSLILNNSDNRKVLYSLFQGFSAAVFTPARIGEYFGRAIVFKDHSLLKVTLATLLDKFFPLLIVAIFGSVSSVLFIHYFYEVSIYVTVSLFIVLFSLFYFVILVIFNEKFWDNFLFNKLRDSKRLSKYFEKFSVLRNLDKNYSAKMILLSILFYGCYIFQYAILVAAFSHNSSFLNYLWAGNLTMFSKTVIPPVSFSELGIREGASVFFIQQFGESASVGFNASIFLFLINVLLPSLVGLILIFRKNDD from the coding sequence ATGACAGAACCATTCAAAAATAATTTTGTTTTGAGTGAGCAGGTTGTAAAGTATAAAAGTTTTTTAATTCTATCCGGAAAGATAATAATCGCATCAGGACTGCTTTATTACATCATCAGCTCAGTTAATTTTAATGAAATCATCTCTGCAATTTATGATGCTGATGTTAGTTTGATAATTCCTGTCTTATTGCTAAGCTTTTTGAATTTATATCTTCAGTATTACAAGTGGAAGCTAACTTCATCTTTAATATTAAACAATTCAGATAATCGGAAAGTCCTTTATTCATTGTTCCAGGGATTTTCTGCTGCGGTATTTACGCCTGCAAGAATAGGAGAGTATTTTGGGAGAGCAATTGTATTTAAAGATCATTCTTTATTAAAAGTTACATTAGCAACATTACTGGATAAATTCTTTCCACTTTTAATTGTAGCGATTTTTGGATCAGTATCGAGTGTATTGTTTATACATTATTTTTATGAAGTAAGTATTTATGTTACTGTCAGTTTGTTTATTGTTCTTTTTTCACTTTTCTATTTTGTAATATTAGTAATCTTCAATGAAAAGTTCTGGGATAATTTTCTTTTTAATAAACTCAGAGATTCAAAAAGATTATCAAAATATTTTGAAAAATTTTCTGTACTTAGAAATCTTGATAAAAATTATTCAGCAAAGATGATTTTGCTTTCGATACTTTTTTATGGTTGTTACATTTTTCAGTATGCAATTTTAGTTGCTGCATTCTCGCACAACTCATCTTTTCTGAATTACCTCTGGGCAGGAAATCTTACTATGTTTTCCAAAACAGTAATTCCACCAGTAAGTTTTAGTGAATTAGGAATTCGTGAAGGTGCTTCGGTATTTTTTATTCAGCAATTTGGTGAGTCTGCTTCAGTGGGTTTTAATGCTTCAATATTTTTATTTCTAATTAATGTTTTATTGCCGTCTTTAGTCGGTTTGATTCTAATCTTCAGAAAAAATGATGATTGA
- the bshC gene encoding bacillithiol biosynthesis cysteine-adding enzyme BshC — protein MFINFGDIPKNHNLFLDYLYEFENVAEFYKYNFRDKEKYSEVFRAVLKKKTNSNFNISDLISNQYETFNSASEKTKNNIKFLQQPKTLAVVTGQQLGILGGPLYTFYKIITAIKLASNLNERYTDYNFVPVFWMESDDHDFNEVHQINILNNENNLVTIKYKDDVSDDEIRSSVGNLIFDESLNDFFNQLELNLRNTEFKGKIISKLKEIYQTGKTFKQSFRELLFWLFDEYGLVIFDPSQDEVKKVLKPIFLNEINNFRTHTQKLVYVSATLEEVYHAQVKVKPVNLFYHIENGRYAIEPVDEIFKLRRKRKQFTKEEIIQEINEHPERFSPNVLLRPITQDYLFPTAFYVAGPSEISYFAQIHPLYEFFDIEPPIIYPRSSATLVEKSVLTFMEKYDLSMRDVILGVDHLKEKILSSVAENNIDLIFEDATKNLNLIFDDLKEKLSAVDKTISDSTGRYREKVLFSLNELKSKAEKAHESRFETILRQISKLSNLLYPNENLQERELNYFYFANKFGEEFYKKLFEELSISEFEHQVIEI, from the coding sequence ATGTTTATCAATTTTGGTGATATACCAAAAAACCATAATCTCTTTTTGGATTATCTATATGAATTTGAAAATGTAGCAGAGTTTTACAAGTATAATTTCAGAGATAAGGAAAAATATTCTGAAGTCTTTAGAGCAGTCTTAAAAAAGAAAACCAATTCGAATTTTAATATTTCTGATTTGATTTCTAACCAATATGAAACTTTTAATTCCGCATCAGAAAAAACAAAAAATAACATTAAGTTTCTCCAGCAACCAAAAACTTTAGCTGTTGTTACTGGTCAGCAGCTTGGAATTTTGGGTGGACCACTTTACACATTTTATAAAATAATTACAGCAATAAAATTAGCTTCAAATCTTAATGAGAGATACACTGATTACAATTTCGTCCCTGTTTTTTGGATGGAAAGTGATGATCACGATTTTAATGAAGTTCATCAGATAAATATTTTGAATAATGAAAACAATCTTGTAACAATTAAATATAAAGATGATGTTAGTGATGATGAGATTCGTTCAAGTGTTGGTAATTTAATATTTGATGAATCACTTAATGACTTTTTTAATCAGCTTGAATTAAATCTGAGAAATACAGAATTCAAAGGGAAAATAATTTCAAAGCTGAAAGAAATTTATCAGACAGGAAAAACATTCAAGCAAAGTTTCCGCGAACTACTTTTCTGGCTATTCGACGAATATGGTTTGGTAATTTTTGATCCATCTCAGGATGAAGTTAAGAAAGTTTTGAAGCCAATATTTCTTAATGAAATTAATAATTTCAGAACGCACACTCAAAAACTTGTTTATGTAAGTGCTACACTTGAGGAAGTATATCACGCACAAGTGAAAGTGAAACCAGTCAATTTGTTTTATCATATAGAAAATGGAAGATATGCTATAGAACCAGTTGATGAGATTTTTAAGTTAAGACGAAAGAGAAAACAATTCACAAAAGAAGAAATCATTCAGGAAATTAATGAGCATCCGGAAAGATTTAGCCCAAATGTATTACTTAGACCGATTACTCAGGATTATCTTTTCCCCACTGCATTTTATGTAGCCGGACCAAGTGAAATTTCATACTTCGCACAAATTCATCCTTTATATGAATTCTTTGATATTGAGCCGCCAATTATTTATCCGCGCTCATCTGCTACACTTGTAGAAAAATCTGTGTTAACTTTTATGGAAAAGTATGATCTTTCAATGAGAGATGTAATTCTTGGCGTTGATCATTTGAAAGAAAAAATTCTTTCATCAGTTGCAGAGAACAATATTGATTTGATCTTTGAAGATGCTACGAAAAATTTAAATCTGATTTTCGATGATCTTAAAGAAAAACTTTCTGCAGTGGATAAAACAATTTCTGATTCAACTGGCAGATATCGAGAGAAAGTTTTGTTCTCGCTTAATGAATTAAAATCCAAAGCTGAGAAGGCACATGAATCACGATTTGAAACGATTTTAAGACAAATATCAAAGCTTTCAAATCTTTTATATCCGAATGAAAACCTACAGGAACGCGAGTTAAATTATTTTTACTTTGCAAATAAGTTTGGTGAAGAATTTTATAAAAAGCTTTTTGAAGAATTGTCAATTTCTGAATTTGAACATCAGGTAATTGAAATCTGA
- the folD gene encoding bifunctional methylenetetrahydrofolate dehydrogenase/methenyltetrahydrofolate cyclohydrolase FolD, with translation MQLIDGKKIASDIRKELKEKIDKLKAERKNVPGLVAIIVGDNPASQIYVASKSKACEEIGMRTKVEKFPATFHEKDLIDVIEKYNSDKDYHGILVQLPLPKHINENKIIEAISPQKDVDGFHPMSVGNLVIGKETFVSCTPAGIQELLKRYYINTRGKHVVVVGRSNIVGKPIANLMLQKNDYANSIVTVCHSAASDLSYYTKQADILIAAIGQPELIKGDMVKDGVVVIDVGINRIEDKSSSKGYRIVGDVAFDEVAPKASYITPVPGGVGPMTIAMLLSNTYKAYKLYGE, from the coding sequence ATGCAATTGATTGATGGAAAAAAAATAGCATCGGATATCCGGAAAGAACTAAAAGAAAAAATTGATAAGCTAAAAGCTGAGAGAAAAAATGTTCCCGGACTTGTTGCAATAATTGTTGGAGATAATCCGGCATCACAAATTTATGTTGCAAGTAAAAGCAAAGCGTGCGAAGAAATAGGAATGAGAACCAAAGTTGAAAAATTTCCAGCGACTTTTCATGAAAAAGATTTGATTGATGTAATTGAAAAGTATAATTCTGATAAAGATTATCACGGAATATTAGTGCAACTCCCTTTGCCAAAACATATCAATGAAAATAAAATTATCGAAGCCATTTCTCCGCAAAAGGATGTTGATGGTTTTCATCCGATGAGTGTTGGGAACCTTGTTATTGGTAAAGAAACTTTTGTTTCGTGTACACCTGCAGGAATTCAGGAATTGCTGAAAAGATATTACATCAACACACGAGGTAAACATGTTGTCGTCGTCGGAAGAAGTAACATTGTAGGTAAACCAATTGCAAATCTTATGCTTCAGAAAAATGATTATGCAAATTCAATTGTTACAGTTTGTCATTCTGCAGCGTCAGATCTTTCATATTACACAAAGCAAGCGGATATTCTGATAGCTGCAATTGGTCAACCTGAATTGATTAAAGGTGATATGGTAAAAGATGGTGTAGTTGTAATAGATGTAGGAATAAATCGCATTGAAGATAAATCATCTTCAAAAGGTTATCGGATAGTTGGTGATGTGGCATTTGATGAAGTTGCTCCTAAAGCGTCATACATAACTCCGGTTCCGGGTGGTGTTGGTCCAATGACAATTGCAATGCTGCTTAGCAACACTTACAAAGCATATAAACTTTATGGTGAATAG
- a CDS encoding site-specific DNA-methyltransferase, translated as MLKHPLPRLDKDDELKNLLLPYCRFSEGTIWIDEKSGHRIACGDSTDKNFVKKLFENKKAALAIHDPPYNFIAFQKSDVTNFIEWSKQWIEITYEYLKADSSLYIWLGADQKNNFQPLSSFIEMMSSTKFKSRSFITMRNQRGFGTQKNWMSIRQELLFYTKGNPYFNVEAEYTDIPKVLKGYYKNVSGRVTENIERSKSENIRAGNVWIDIQQVFYRMEENVNGCYAQKPLKAIERIIQASSKKNDIVLDFFAHSGTTLIASEKLKRKCFTIDIDPVFCEISLRRLEKFRNEGKTGWQNSNPFADEIQNDKRLKTYLNKKYNLEY; from the coding sequence ATGCTGAAACATCCTCTTCCAAGACTTGATAAAGATGATGAATTAAAAAATCTGCTTTTACCATATTGCAGATTTTCTGAAGGTACAATTTGGATTGATGAGAAATCAGGTCACAGAATTGCTTGCGGAGATTCAACTGATAAAAATTTTGTAAAAAAACTTTTTGAAAATAAAAAAGCTGCTTTAGCTATTCACGATCCACCTTATAATTTTATCGCATTTCAGAAATCTGATGTAACTAATTTTATAGAATGGAGCAAACAATGGATTGAAATTACATACGAATATCTCAAAGCAGATTCTTCACTTTACATCTGGCTTGGGGCTGATCAGAAAAATAATTTTCAACCATTAAGCTCTTTCATCGAGATGATGTCATCGACAAAATTCAAATCCAGAAGTTTTATAACGATGCGTAATCAAAGGGGATTTGGCACACAAAAAAACTGGATGTCAATCAGGCAGGAGTTATTATTTTACACGAAAGGCAATCCTTATTTTAATGTTGAAGCTGAATACACAGATATTCCAAAAGTATTAAAAGGTTATTATAAAAATGTCAGCGGAAGAGTTACTGAAAATATTGAGAGAAGTAAATCAGAAAATATTCGTGCAGGAAATGTTTGGATTGATATCCAACAAGTCTTCTATCGAATGGAAGAAAATGTTAATGGCTGTTATGCACAGAAGCCATTAAAAGCAATTGAAAGAATTATTCAAGCCAGTAGCAAAAAGAATGATATCGTCCTTGATTTTTTTGCTCACTCAGGCACGACTTTAATCGCTTCAGAAAAACTGAAAAGGAAATGTTTTACAATAGATATAGATCCTGTTTTTTGCGAAATTAGTCTCAGACGATTAGAAAAATTTCGCAACGAAGGTAAAACAGGTTGGCAGAATTCAAATCCTTTTGCGGATGAAATTCAAAATGATAAGAGACTTAAAACTTATCTTAATAAAAAATATAACTTAGAATATTAG